The following DNA comes from Pseudodesulfovibrio senegalensis.
CGGACGAGGTGCAGGACGTGCGCGAAACCATTCTTTCCGTTGCCGAGCCCCCGGATTTGCGCATCCTCGGCCCCAAGTGCCTCGGGTTCATGGTCCCGGCCCTGAACCTGAACGCCTCGCTGGCCCATGCAAAGGCCAAACCCGGCAAGGTGGCCTTCATCTCCCAGTCCGACTCCCTGTTCGCCACGGTGCTGGACTGGGCCAAGGACAAGGGCATCGGCTTTTCGCATCTGGTTTCGCTGGGACAGCGCGTGGACGTCACCTTTGCGGACATCATCGACTACCTCGGCTCGGACCCGGCCACCCGCTCCATCATGATCTACATGGAATCGCTCACGGACGCGCGCGAATTCATGTCCGCGGCACGGGCCGCGGCGCGCAACAAGCCGGTTCTGGTGCTGCGGCCCGGAATGGCGCTGGATTCGCTGGTGCCGGGCATGGGGTGCCGGCAGGTGGGCGGCAAACGGCTTTGCGACGAAATCTACGACGTGGCCTTCCGGCGCGCGGGCATGCTGCGCGTGGACTCCATCGACGGCCTGTTCGACGCGGCCCAGACCCTTTCCATGCCCAAACCCGTGCGAGGCGAGCGCCTTGCCATTCTGACCAACGGCACCAGCGCCGGCATCATGGCCGCGGACAGGCTGCTGGCCGGTGGCGGCACGCTGGCTGATCTTTCCGAAGAGACACAGGCCGGACTGTTCGACCTTACGGACGGCAAGATCACGGGCAACAATCCCGTGGACATCCCCTTCAACGCGGACGGGGACATGTATTCCAAGGCGCTCAAGCTGCTCACCAAGGACAAGGGCGTGGACGGCATTCTGGTCATGCACGTGCCGTGGGCGCAACAGCCCGAGGTGGAAATAGCCGAGGCCGTGGCCAAGACCCTGAAACGGGTCAAGCGCATGGTGCTCACGGCATGGCTGGGCTCGGGCGGTGCGGAAAAGGCGCGCGCAGTATTCGCGGAGGCGGGCATCCCCAGCTACGAATCCCCGGCGCAGGCCGTGCGGGCCTTCATGTATCTGGCCGAGTACCGCCGCAACCAGGAACTGCTCATGGAGACTCCGGATTCCCTGCCCTCGGACTTTTTCCCGGACACGACCACTGCCAGAAGCGTGGTGGAACAGGCTCTGGGCGACGACCGCGAGGAACTGACCGAACCCGAGGCCAAGGCCGTACTCGCGGCCTACGGCATTCCGGTGGTGGAAACGCGGCTGGCGGTCTCGGCCAAGCAGGCCTGCATCGCCGCGGACGAGCTGGGGTATCCCGTGGCTCTGAAGGTGCGCTCGCCCCAGATCGACCAGCCCTTTGACGTGGGCGGGGTGCTGCTGGACCTGGAAACGCCCGAGCAGGTGTGGGAAGGCGCGGCCACCATGCTGGCCCGCGTGAACCGCGAACGGCCCGACGCCTACATCGAGGGCTTCATCGTGCAGAAGATGGGCAGGCGCATGGGCGCGCACGAGCTGTTCGTGGCCGCCGAGGTGGACCCCGTGTTCGGCCCGGTGATCCATTTCGGCCACGGCGGCATGGCCCGCGAAATGATCAAGGACGACGCCATCGCCATGCCCCCGCTCTCCATGAGTCTTGCCCGCGAAATGGTCGAACGCACGCGCATCTTTGAACTGCTCAAGGGCACGCCGTCGCAGCTCCCGGCAGACGTGGACGACATCTGCCTGACCATCATCCAGATTTCCCAGCTGCTGGTGGACGTGCCCCAGATCGCCGGGCTGGACCTCAACCCGCTGTATGCGGACAGTGAAGGCGTTCTGGCGCTCGGCGGCAAGATCCGTGTGCACCCCTTTGACGGGCATGGGCAGGAGCGTCTGGCCATCCGGCCCTACCCGCGCGAGCTGGAGGAATGCATCACCACCCGCTCGGGCCGCAAGGTGACCATCCGGCCCATCCGCCCCGAAGACGAGGAAACCCACCGCATGTTTCTGGAACGCCTTTCGGACGAGGATTTGCGCATGCGCTTTTTCGGCGTGGTGCGCCGCGATTTCGACCACAAGGATCTGGCCCGCTTCACCCAGATCGACTACGACCGCGAAATGGCCTTCATCGCACAGGCGGAAACCGACGAGGGCGAGGTGGAGACCCTCGGGGTCATGCGCACCAACACCAAGCCGGACAACTCGGACGCGGAGTTTGCCATCGTGATCCGCTCGGACCAGAAAGGGGACGGGCTCGGCTCCCTGCTGTTCGGACGCGGCATCGACTACACCCGCGAACGGGGCACGCTGCGTATCTCCGGCCAGACAATGGCCGAAAACAAGGCCATGCAGGGACTGGCCAAAAAATTCGGCTTTGCCATCTCCCCGGCAAAGGACGACCCGGACCTCGTGGACATGGACCTTGAGCTGAACAAAGAACCCGGGACAACAGAGTGACGCTGCACGTGCATCACCATACGGCCCTGCAACTGCGCGGAGGAGCCGTACGCGTGGCCATGCTGCTGCAACGCGGGCTGGCGAACGCGGGCGTGGACTGTTCGGCCTCCTTTGAATTCGCGGAAACCGGGGACCTGAAAACCGCCACGCCGCCGGAGAGGCTCGGCCCGCTGGTGCGCGAAACCGCGCCCAAGGACGCGCTGGTGCACGTGCACGGCAGCGGCGACTGGGTGCGGCTGCTCAGCTCCCTTGATCGTGCGCCGGTCATGACCCTGCACGACTGCGACCTGTTCACGGGCGGGTGCGCCTATCCCCTGAACTGCGCCCATTTTTCCGAAGAATGCAAGGAGCCCTGCCCCAGGGATTACCCCGAATGCGCGGGCTACCGCGAGGCCAAGAAACTGTTGGTGGACAAGCTGCAACCCGTGCTGGTCTCGCCCTCGGGCTGGCTGGCCGGGCTGGCGCGCGAGGCCCTGCCCGGGCATACCGTGCGGGTGATCCCCAACGGCATCCCGTGGCCGGAAACCCCGCCGGACAAGGCTGCGGCGCGCAAGGCCATGGGCATCCATCCGGCCGCCCGCGTGGTCGTGTTTGTGGCCCACGGCGGGGAAAAGGCCGCCTACAAGGCAGGCAACCGCTGGTGCGAGCTTTGGGACGACCTGTGCAAACGCGCACCCAACATGGTGGGCTTTGCCGTGGGCGGCGACACCGCATTCACGCACAACGGCCTGCACTTCTGGCCCTATGTGGACAGGACACGCATGGCCCGGTTGCTGGCCGCGGCGGACGTTTTGCTCTATCCCTCGCTGGCAGACAACCATCCGTTGGTGGTGCTGGAGGCACAGGCGCAGGGGTTGCCCACGGTGGCCTTTGCCGCGGGCGGCATTCCCGAACAGATACGGGACGGGGACACCGGCCTGCTGGTGCGCGAACAGGATTTTGGTGCGCTGGCCGAAACCGCCGCCACCCTGCTGACCCGGCCCCGTCAGGCGCGCGAAATGGGCGTTGCCGCATTTTACCACGGGCAAAAACGCTTCACCATGGAACGCATGGTCAACGACTATCTGCGCCTGTACCGCGCGGCGGACCAACAGGACAAAAATGAAGAGGACGCAAGGGATGCATGAAAACCTGACCGTGCCCTTTGCCGGGAAAAAGGTCTTCTGGTTCGGAGAGCGCTATTTCGTGGACGCGCTGCAAAACATGGGCGCGGACGTTACCTATGCCCGGCCCGACGGCCGCCCGCTGGACTGGCAGGGCGTGGTGCGCACCGCCGGGTTCGAGCCGGATCTGCTTGTGTACGGCGACCGCAGCCTGCCCGTGCCGCTTCTGGGGCTGGAAGACTATCCATGCCCCACCATGTTTCTGTGCGTGGATACGCACATCCACAGCTGGTATCCCTTTTATGCGCAGGCGTTCGACCTGTGCACCGTGAGCCTGCGCGACCACATGGAAACCTTTTGCAACAAGCGCCTGCCCGACGAACGCCTGCTGTGGCTGCCGCCCTTTGCCAGGGACGAAGACCTGCCCAAGCCCATGGACAAGGAATGGGACCTGCTGTTCGTGGGCAACGTGGGCGAGGACATCTTTCCGGTGCGCACGCGCATGCTGCACGAGATCGGGAAACGCATGCCCGGGCTTGTGGTCAGGCAGGGGACCTACCGCGACCTGTATCCCAAGGGCCGCGTGATCCTGAATATTGCCGAACGCGGGGACCTGAACTACCGGGTCTTCGAGGTGCTGGGCTGCGGCGGGTGTCTGCTGACCCCGGCCATCGGCCACGGACAGGAAGAACTCTTCGAAAACGGACGCGACCTGTTCACCTATCCGGTGAACGACGTTGACGCGCTGGTGGAAACAGCACAAAAGCTGCTGGCCGAGCCTGAACTCTGCCAACGGGTTGCGGCCAGCGGTCAGGCCAAAGTGGACGCCATGCACCGGGCCAGTCACCGCGCCGCCGAGTTCGCGCGCTGGGCCGAGAGCTTCGACCTGAACACGCTGGCAGCGCAGCGCAGGCGGCAGGCTCCGGTCATCCACGACATGTTTTTGCGGCTTTTGTACCTGCATCTGGCCGAGACCTGCGGGAATGATGTGCTGGCCATGGCCTACATGAAGGCGGCGAAAAGAGGATAATCAGGGATTATCCTGCAAAAATTATTGTTTTGCCAAGGAAGAGTGGCGGGACGCGGTGGTTTGTCTGTTGCGCTGACACACAAAAAAACACCATAAAAACATCTTTATTGAAGGTTTCGCCCTCCAGGGCGACCTTCTTTTTCTGCTGGCGCAGAGAAAAAGAAGGCAAAAAACTGCGCTTGGCCCGCAACCTCGTGGGCTTGAGCGGGGTTCGCAAAAAAACAATAGACTGACCGACGAACAGGCCAGAGAACCGAGCGGATGTGTTTGATTGCCGCACAATCCCGACGGCCTTTTCCCGTCTGTCCGAGTGTCGGCTGAAATCGAGCCATCCTATGGCTCGGTGCGATAAAATATGCACGAGGACGGTGATACAAATTTCAGAAAATCAGCGAGGCACTGCAAACTGCCGACGCAGGGCGGAAATAAGGCCTGGAAGGATTGGGGGATAGGTCGCAGGAAAGGGGGCAAGGAAGGGGCGGCCAAAGCCGCCTTCCTTACCCCCTTTCCTCAAATGGTTCTCGTCATACTCGCACGAAAAGTCTTTGTACGACTGCGCGTCAGCGCAACGTACTCATGAAAAATCTGCGGCATCAACTCCCTGGCCGCACGCCAGCACACCCCCAAACTACCCGTCAATCCTGTCCTTGATCTGCCGAAAAAACTCCTGAAGAAACGCAGGCGTTGTCTCCTCGCCGTTGACATCCAACCGCCAGAACAACACCACCAGATTGCCGCGCGGGGTCTTGGTGCCGCCAAAGAACAACTCGTGCCTGTCATTGCTGGCGTTCTGCATGGTCAGCACCCATGAACGGTCGCGACGTTCCCAGCTGGTCAGGCTCAGGCCGGTGCTCTTGCCCTCCTGCATGACGGCATCCACGAATCCTTCCAGCGGAACGCGACCGGGCAGGCCCAGAAACTCGTTCTGCTCGTTGCGGATGACGATGGGGGTGGTCATGAACGTTTCCGAAGGCTGCGGCAGGCCTTTGGCCGAGGCCGCGGATTCTTCCTTTTCAGGCTGTTCGGCCTGCTCGGGTTCTACCGGCTGCCATGCCTCGGTTTCCGGCTTCACGGATTCCTGCCTGTTTTTATCCTCGGCATCCGCGCCGGGCTGTCCTTCAAACGTATAGGACTTGGTGCCGCCGGAACCGCGCACGTTGATGATCTTGCGCGCCCGCACCTTGGCTTCTCCCTCGGGCGGGGTGGTGCGCAGATGATCCAGCAGTTCGGTGAACATCTGTTCGTTGCGGGCTTCGGCATCGGCAAAACTGCCCAGAGCCTTTTCAACCTTTTCCAGCCGTTTGTCGGCCCGGGCCTGTGCCGTGGCCAGCTGGGCCATGCCATGCATCATCTGTCCTGCCGTCTCGAAGAACTTGTCCAGATACTCCCTGGACACCCCGTTCAGGCCGGACTCGCCGCCCGCTTCGTTGCCGGAGGCACGGACGCCGGTCTTTTTCAAATCCTTGCGGCTGATCTCCCGAAAACGCCCCTTGAGCACCTTGTAGGTCTCGTTGATGCTCATACCCTTGGTGAAACAGTCGCGGATGCACAGGCAGATATCCCCGGCCTCGGGTTTGAAGCGGATGGGCTTGCCGTCCGTGTGCACGGGAATGAACGTGGGAAATTTGCGACGGTAGCTCTTGATGGTGGTCTCGGACACGCCGCAAAGCGCGGCAAGATCCTTGTGGGTCAGGGTCTCAGACATGGCGTTTTCTCGCTGTTGTTGTCAGGGAAACAAAATCCGAGGCGCGGTTCGCTCCCGGCTCGTCCAAACGCAGGGCACGGCTCCATACCGGAACGATGCGTGCCGGGAGAATGGGTGCGGCATTGCCGCCCACGCTGCTTCCGGCCAGCCGCAACGCATACCTGCGCGCGGATTTCCCCTTGGATATTGGCGTGCGATACAGGCCGTATACACGCATTGAAACATTGTGCGTCGTCATCAATCGTCACCTATCGACAGTCTTTTATAACAAGGGAAGATGCCTTTCGGAAACTTATCGATATTTCTATCGTGGCCTCGCTTGCACGTCAAGCCCAAAACAGGACGCAGGGCGTTGCCCTTGACCCTATTCGGTTTTGCATTCTTCAAATACGAAACAGGTTGCGAGGCATAACGCTTCGTCGAGCTCCTGCCAACTCAAAAACCGAAATCTTTTTTTCTTTCGATTTAAATCCCCCCACTGCAACCAACAGCGGCCCGGTCGGCTTTGCCGATCGGGCCGCTCGCCAAAATTCTTCACCGCTTAGCCTTGCACCACGCGATTTCGGCCGCCTTCCTTGGCTTGATACAGGGCCATGTCCACACGCTTGACGAACGCCTCGCGGTCTTCGCTTCCTGCGGCAACAGCCGCCCCGAAGCTGGAGGTCACGGGCCGGGGCACGCCGGTGAATGAAAAGGATTCCACGGCCCGGCGCAACCGCTCGGCCACCTGCGCGGTGCGCTGCATGGACGATCCCGGGGAAAGCACCATGAACTCCTCGCCGCCCCAGCGCGCAAGCCGGTCGGTTTCGCGGATGTTGTCGCGCACCAGCGCGGAAATCTCGCGCAGCACGGCATCGCCCACGTCATGACCATACTCGTCGTTGATGGATTTGAAATGGTCGATGTCGAACATGACCAGCCCGGGAGCATGGCCCGCAGCCAGTTCGGCATCCAGCAGACGCAAAAAGCTGCGACGGTTCAGGGCCTGGGTCAACGGGTCGGTGGATGCCTCGTCCTGCAGCATGGCGCGCTCATCCTCCAGTTCGCTGATATCCTGAAAGGAAAAAAGCCGCAGGCGGCTGTTGGGAAACGGAGAGTGGGTCACGGTGAACACGCCCGGCACGCCCGAGGGGTTGCCCCGGCCCTTGATGCGCAACACCTGATCCCGGTCCAGCTGGTCGTCCACCACCGTGCGCACCCAGCCGCTGTCGCCACCCTGATACGGTTCACCGTTGATCTCCACGATGTTGCCGCCCAGCGATGCTCCGGCGGCGTGCATATGCCGATGGGAATCAAACCCCAGATACGCGGCCAGCTTGCGGTTGGCGTAAACGGTCCGTCCGTCGTGCTCCAGCAGGGCCATGCCCGGAAAAACATCCAGCAGGTTCCAGAGCATGGTGTCGCTTTTTTCCAGCTTTTTGCGCATGAACACGGTGCGCGCGCACCGCCGCACGGCCTCCAGCAACCGCTTGTCACGCACGGGCATGCGCAAAAACGCGTCGATGTTCATTTCCACGGCCTTGAGCAGCACCTTGGGATTGTAAAGATCATAGGCCACGAGCACGGGAACGTCCTCGTCGTCTTCACGGATGGCCGCGATCATGTCCGGCCCGTCCAGCACGGGCAGGACCATGTCCGTCAGCACCATGTCCGGCCGGTGTTCGCGCCAAAGGCGCAGCCCTTCGCGCCCGTCGCGCGCCTCGCGAACGGTCCCGGCCACGCGGGCCAGCAACGCGGCAATGCGCTCCCGCTCGAAATCATCGGCCATGACCACCTGTACGGACAGATTCCGTTTTGCGTCCCTCATGCTTCCTCCCGTCATGCGCCAGTATAGACCGTGCATGCCGCCACTTGCAACAAACCCCTTGGCGACAATGAAAAAGGGCTGCCGACATGCGCCGACAGCCCCGGTTGTTCAATGTACAATGCGCCTATTTGGGCGTCTTGGCGTCCACCACCTTGACCCCGAACTCCTTGATGTCGTTCACGGGCTGCTCGAAAAACACGAACATGAACGGCGTGGAAGCGCCGGGCCGCAGGAAGGTGTTGTTGGAAAGGATGCCCACCTCGGACTTGAGGCCGTCCTCGATCTCCTTGCGGCTCTGCACCTGCAACTGGAACATGGACAGCACGTTGCCGCAGAGCATCTGCTGCGAGGCCACCACCTTGGACTGGGCATCGAACAGCTGGGCCTGCACCTCGATGCGTTCCTTGGGCGTGGCAAAGTTGTTGACCGCGGTTCCCTGAATCACGAACAGCACGCCCGCCTTTTCGTTCTTGGCGTAGAACTGGCGCACGTTCTTGAGCTCGATCTTGTTCACGCGCTGCTCCGGGGACTCGCCCGGTTCCACGTCCTGTCCGGCCTCGTCCGCAAACCAGCTGCCCACATAGGGCACGTTCTGGAAATAGGAGCCAAGGTCGATACCCACGAGGGTCCAGGCCTTGAAATACACGCCCCCGCCGATGAGCAGCACGAACGCCAGCAGAATGATGATGCCGGTCAGGCTGCGCTTGGGCTTTTCGTCCAGATCGAGGCTCTGTTCAAAGAGGGATTCGTCCTCTTCCTCGTCCCCGTCCTCATCGTCGTCGGCAAAAAGATCCTCATCCCCGGCTTCGGATTCGGCCTCGGCCTCTTCGTCGAACAGGCCGCCCATGTCGGCGTCGTCGCCGGCAGGCTCTTGGGCTTCGGGTTCATCGTCGCCGAAAAGGTCGTCCACCTCGTCCAGCCCGTCCGCGGAGTCCTCGCTGCGGCTATCCTTGGGCGGTTCGTCGCCGAAGAGTTCTTCCTCGCCACCCTCGAACAGGGTTTCGTCGGGTTCGGAGGCAGGCTCGGCAGCTTCGCCGTCCTGATCGTCGAACAGGTCGCTGAAATCATCTTCGGGCGGCGCGTCCACGCCCGAGGACTCTTCCTCGCCACCGGCAAACGGTTCTTCGGTATCCAGCTCCGGGGAAGCCGCCTCGGTTTCCTGTTCGGCCTTGGCCTGGTCAAAGGCCGCGTCGAACTCGGAATCGGATTCCGGCTTTTCCACGGGGGCTTCCTGCTCCAGCAGGGCCTCCACTTCCTCCTCGACCTGCGCCGAGGGAGGATTCACCTTGAACATGTGCCCGCAACGCGAGCACTTCACCTTGGAACCGCCCGGGGCAATCTTGTCTTCGGGCAGATTGTATTTGGTCTGGCAATTTGAACACGTAACAATCATTGGGCGATCTCCAGTGTTGTCCGCAGGTTATTCCCCGGAATCCGTGGCCAGCTCGTAGATGGCGTCCAGTTCCCGGTAACGTTCGGCGTAATCGAGGCCATAGCCAACGATGAAACCCGAGGGAATGTCAAAGCCCGGAAAATCCACGGTGACGTCGATTTCCCGACGCTCATGTTTATCAATAAGCGCGCAAATTTTCAAACTCTTGGGATTTCTCTTTTTCAACACGTGCAAAAGGAAATCCATGGAATGGCCGGTATCCACGATGTCTTCAATGATGAGCACGTGTTTTCCGTCCACCGACACTTCCATGTCCTTGGAAAAAACAATGTCTTCCCCTCGGGCCGTGGCTGCACCATAGCTGGCAAGCCGCACGAAATCCACCTGCACTTCCCTGTCTATGGACCGGATCAGGTCCGAAAAGAACAAAAAAGCGCCCTTGAGCACGCAAACACAGATGAGCGGAGCGTCATCGTCATAGGCGCGGGCGATTTCGCCCCCCATTTCATTGACGCGATTGCGGATTTCCTCTGCCGAGATGAACGGTGTCAGTTTGTGGGCCATAAGGTCCTGCCGGGTTTGGAATTAAAAACGAAAGGTCATGGCCACTTCATTACAGTGGTCAGGAAACCGGGGACAGTTGAGACAGTCTGACCAAATCTTCTGGTTCAGACGTTCCTTTTCGGTCTGCTCAAAGCCCACCTTGGCAAAAAAGCCCGGGACTTCGGTCAGGGTAAAAACAGTCGGGATGCCCAGAGTCACGGCCTCGCTCAGGGCCGTTTCCACAATGGTCCGGCCCAGCCCGGCCTTGCGCAGCTCCGGGGCCACCACCAGCGAACGGATTTCGGCCAGGTCTTCCCATGTGATGGAAAGGGCCACGCAGGCCACGACCTCGCCGTCCTGTTCGGCAACGAAAAAGTCGCGCAGGTGCGAATACAGCTGGCTGATGGAACGGGGCAGGACCAACGCCTCATGATCCCTGCGCATGAGCAGCGAATGGATGGCCCGCACATCTTCGATCCGGGCCTTGCGAATGAGGGGGGTCGGCACCTATTTCTCCAGAATCTTGTTCAGGAGCATGGCCAGCATGCTCCGGGGAAACAGTCCGGCCCGGCTGAAGGTGACCTCGCCCTGACCGTTGAAGACCACCAGGTGCGGAATGGCCGAGACCTTGAAACGGGAAGCCAAGGTCTGGTCGCCCATATACACGGGCACGCCGGGCTTTTCTTTGGCAAAGAATTTTTCCACGGCCTCGCGCTTTTCGTCCATGGAAACGGCCGCAAACACGACCTTGTCCCCGTAGTCGGCAGCGGAAAGGCCCAACTCGGGAATTTCTTCGCGGCAGGCCGGGCACCACGTGGTCCAGAAACAGAGCACGAGGGGCTTGCCCCTGCTCTGTTCAAGCAGGGCATCAAACCCGGCGGAATCCAGGGACGGATAGCCCGCCTCGGTCTTTGCGGACGAGCAGGCTGCGAACAGGAAAATCATGGCCGCCAGAATCACGGCGGCCGTTGTATACAGACGGAACTTCTTCATGAGCACCTCGATGGTTTCTGCGCGTGCTATAGCAGTCTTTTCACCGGATTTGAAGCAGTTCCCCGCGGAATCACTGAACCAGACGCTGGGCCAGCTTCACGGCCTCCATGGCGTCCGTGGACCAGCCGTCCGCGCCGATGGAGGTACAGAACTTGTCCGTGACAACGGCCCCGCCGATCATGACCTTGGTGTCCATGCCCCGTTCCCGGACCATGTTGACCGTGTCTTCCATGCGCACCATGGTGGTGGTCATGAGCGCGGAAAGCCCGATGATGCTCGCGCCGTGTTCCTCGGCCGCGTCCACGATGCGCTCGGCGGACACGTCCTTGCCCAGATCCACCACGTCAAAGCCGTAGTTCTTGAGCATGAGGCAGACGATGTTCTTGCCGATGTCGTGGATGTCGCCCTCCACCGTGGCCATGACCACCACGGGCTTGTCCTTGCCCCCTTCGGAGGCGTCCAGCAACGGCTGCAACCGGCCGAATGCGGTCTGCATGGTCTCGGCGGAGCGCAAAAGCTGGGGCAGGAAGTATTCCTTGCGGTCATACTTTTCACCCACTTCGAGGATGCCGGGAATGAGCATGTCGTTGACGATGTTCATGGCCTCCACGCCCTTTTCCAGCTCGGCCTCCACCAGTGCGACCACGCCTTCGCGGTTGCCCGAAACAACGGCGGAAAGCAATGACGCGCCCTGTGCACCGTCATCCGTGGCCGGGGCCTTGTCCGAGCCCGACGCCGGGCCGGAGCCGGTGGCCGCGCCGGACGCGCTGCCCGGAGTCCAGTCCGCATAGCGGTTGATATAGCGCTCGGCCTGCGGGTCGCGGTTCAGCAACACCTCCACGCTGTGCAGGGTCTCCTGCAAGCGCTGGGAATTGGGGTTGGAAATGAACGAGGTCAGGCCCGACGTCATGGCCATGGCCATGAACGTGGAGTTGAGCAGTTCACGCGCGGGCAGCCCGAAGGAGACGTTGGACAGGCCCACGGTGGTGGCCAGCCCGAGCTGTTCCTTGCAGTGGCGCACGGTTTCGAGAAAATGTTTCGCGGCCTCGGGCTTGGAGGAAACGGTCAGGGCCAGACAGTCCACCACCACAAGACGACGCGGGATGCCCAGCGCAAGGGCCTGACCCAGCAGCTCCTCGATCACGGCGATGCGCTCGGCGGACGTGACCGGCAGTTTCTTGCCCTGAATGGGCAGCAGGATGAACGGCGCACCGAACTTCTTGCACACCGGGCCGAGCCGTTCCATCTTGCCCGGCTCGCCGGAAATGGAGTTGACCAGCGGCGACCCCGGATAGTTCCACAGCCCGGCCTCCACCGCGTCGGAATCGTTGGAGTCGATGGACAGGGGGCAGGGGAAGCGCGACACAAGGGTCTTGACCAGTTCGGGCAGCAGTGCGGCCTCGTCCACCAGCGGGGCGCCCACGTTCACGTCCAGCACCGGAGCGCCCTGCTCCAGCTGCTCCTCGGCAAAACGCAGGGCCTCGGCGAATTGGCCTTCCTGCAACTCGGCAGTGAGCTGCTTCTTGCCCGTGGGGTTGATGCGCTCGCCGATGATCACGCCGCGATGGTCGAATCCCACGGGCACGCTCAGGGAGCGGGAAGTCAACACGGTCTGGGCCGTGTCTTCGGGTTCGGGGCGTTTCCATTTGCGGCCTTGGGCCATGCCGCGCAAAAGGCGGATATGCTCGGGCGTGGTGCCGCAGCAGCCGCCCACGAACTTGGCGCCCACGTCCAGCAGGCGCACGGCCTGTTCGGCAAACGGTTCGGGCGCGAGCCGGAACACGGTGTTGCCCTCGTCGTCCAGTTCGGGCAGGCCCGCGTTGGCCTCGGCAAAGGTGGGCGTGTTCAGGCGCGAGGACCATGACGCAAGGGTGTCGCGCATCTGTTCGGGACCGGCCGAACAGTTGGTGCCGATGAGCTCCACGCCCATGTTCTGCATGGTATCCACAAAGGTCAGCGGGCTTGTGCCGGTCAGGCAGGCCTCGCCCTCGAAGGTCATGGACACGGCCACCGGCAGGTCGCAGACCTCGCGGGCGGCCACCACCACGGCCTTGGCCTCGGCCAGGTCGAAATGGGTCTCGCCCATGATCAGGTCGGCCCCGCCCGCAACGCAGCCCTTGATCTGCTCCTTGAAAATATTCACCAGCTCCCGGAAGCTCAAATCGCCCAGCGGCTCCACGAACTTGCCGGTGGGACCGATGGACGCGGCCACAAACGCGCGGCCGTCCGCCACCTTTCGCGCCAGCGCCACCATGCGCCGGTTCAGCTCGAAAACATCCACGTTCAGCCCGAGCTTGGGCCCGGAACCGCCGAATGTGTTGGTGGTGATCACGTCGGCACCCGCCTCCACGTAGT
Coding sequences within:
- a CDS encoding bifunctional acetate--CoA ligase family protein/GNAT family N-acetyltransferase — its product is MSVVNLEYLFSPRSVTVIGATNDPANPGNIVMKNLMAGGFAGPVMPVSGEAEAIAGVLTFSSVEALPKAPDMAVVASPLHEVPEVIASLKKKGTHAAVLVGPGFTGLDPDEVQDVRETILSVAEPPDLRILGPKCLGFMVPALNLNASLAHAKAKPGKVAFISQSDSLFATVLDWAKDKGIGFSHLVSLGQRVDVTFADIIDYLGSDPATRSIMIYMESLTDAREFMSAARAAARNKPVLVLRPGMALDSLVPGMGCRQVGGKRLCDEIYDVAFRRAGMLRVDSIDGLFDAAQTLSMPKPVRGERLAILTNGTSAGIMAADRLLAGGGTLADLSEETQAGLFDLTDGKITGNNPVDIPFNADGDMYSKALKLLTKDKGVDGILVMHVPWAQQPEVEIAEAVAKTLKRVKRMVLTAWLGSGGAEKARAVFAEAGIPSYESPAQAVRAFMYLAEYRRNQELLMETPDSLPSDFFPDTTTARSVVEQALGDDREELTEPEAKAVLAAYGIPVVETRLAVSAKQACIAADELGYPVALKVRSPQIDQPFDVGGVLLDLETPEQVWEGAATMLARVNRERPDAYIEGFIVQKMGRRMGAHELFVAAEVDPVFGPVIHFGHGGMAREMIKDDAIAMPPLSMSLAREMVERTRIFELLKGTPSQLPADVDDICLTIIQISQLLVDVPQIAGLDLNPLYADSEGVLALGGKIRVHPFDGHGQERLAIRPYPRELEECITTRSGRKVTIRPIRPEDEETHRMFLERLSDEDLRMRFFGVVRRDFDHKDLARFTQIDYDREMAFIAQAETDEGEVETLGVMRTNTKPDNSDAEFAIVIRSDQKGDGLGSLLFGRGIDYTRERGTLRISGQTMAENKAMQGLAKKFGFAISPAKDDPDLVDMDLELNKEPGTTE
- a CDS encoding glycosyltransferase, whose product is MTLHVHHHTALQLRGGAVRVAMLLQRGLANAGVDCSASFEFAETGDLKTATPPERLGPLVRETAPKDALVHVHGSGDWVRLLSSLDRAPVMTLHDCDLFTGGCAYPLNCAHFSEECKEPCPRDYPECAGYREAKKLLVDKLQPVLVSPSGWLAGLAREALPGHTVRVIPNGIPWPETPPDKAAARKAMGIHPAARVVVFVAHGGEKAAYKAGNRWCELWDDLCKRAPNMVGFAVGGDTAFTHNGLHFWPYVDRTRMARLLAAADVLLYPSLADNHPLVVLEAQAQGLPTVAFAAGGIPEQIRDGDTGLLVREQDFGALAETAATLLTRPRQAREMGVAAFYHGQKRFTMERMVNDYLRLYRAADQQDKNEEDARDA
- a CDS encoding glycosyltransferase; the encoded protein is MKRTQGMHENLTVPFAGKKVFWFGERYFVDALQNMGADVTYARPDGRPLDWQGVVRTAGFEPDLLVYGDRSLPVPLLGLEDYPCPTMFLCVDTHIHSWYPFYAQAFDLCTVSLRDHMETFCNKRLPDERLLWLPPFARDEDLPKPMDKEWDLLFVGNVGEDIFPVRTRMLHEIGKRMPGLVVRQGTYRDLYPKGRVILNIAERGDLNYRVFEVLGCGGCLLTPAIGHGQEELFENGRDLFTYPVNDVDALVETAQKLLAEPELCQRVAASGQAKVDAMHRASHRAAEFARWAESFDLNTLAAQRRRQAPVIHDMFLRLLYLHLAETCGNDVLAMAYMKAAKRG
- a CDS encoding MerR family transcriptional regulator, with the protein product MSETLTHKDLAALCGVSETTIKSYRRKFPTFIPVHTDGKPIRFKPEAGDICLCIRDCFTKGMSINETYKVLKGRFREISRKDLKKTGVRASGNEAGGESGLNGVSREYLDKFFETAGQMMHGMAQLATAQARADKRLEKVEKALGSFADAEARNEQMFTELLDHLRTTPPEGEAKVRARKIINVRGSGGTKSYTFEGQPGADAEDKNRQESVKPETEAWQPVEPEQAEQPEKEESAASAKGLPQPSETFMTTPIVIRNEQNEFLGLPGRVPLEGFVDAVMQEGKSTGLSLTSWERRDRSWVLTMQNASNDRHELFFGGTKTPRGNLVVLFWRLDVNGEETTPAFLQEFFRQIKDRIDG
- a CDS encoding GGDEF domain-containing response regulator, with amino-acid sequence MRDAKRNLSVQVVMADDFERERIAALLARVAGTVREARDGREGLRLWREHRPDMVLTDMVLPVLDGPDMIAAIREDDEDVPVLVAYDLYNPKVLLKAVEMNIDAFLRMPVRDKRLLEAVRRCARTVFMRKKLEKSDTMLWNLLDVFPGMALLEHDGRTVYANRKLAAYLGFDSHRHMHAAGASLGGNIVEINGEPYQGGDSGWVRTVVDDQLDRDQVLRIKGRGNPSGVPGVFTVTHSPFPNSRLRLFSFQDISELEDERAMLQDEASTDPLTQALNRRSFLRLLDAELAAGHAPGLVMFDIDHFKSINDEYGHDVGDAVLREISALVRDNIRETDRLARWGGEEFMVLSPGSSMQRTAQVAERLRRAVESFSFTGVPRPVTSSFGAAVAAGSEDREAFVKRVDMALYQAKEGGRNRVVQG